One Streptomyces coeruleorubidus DNA segment encodes these proteins:
- the rlmN gene encoding 23S rRNA (adenine(2503)-C(2))-methyltransferase RlmN yields the protein MPAPGELTFVAPRGAKKPPRHLADLTPAERKEAVAAVGEKPFRAKQLSQHYFARYAHDPEQWTDIPAGSRGRLQEALLPELMTVVRHLSTDQGTTRKTLWRLFDGTLVESVLMRYPDRVTMCISSQAGCGMNCPFCATGQAGLDRNLSTAEIVHQIVDGMRALRDGEVPGGPARLSNIVFMGMGEPLANYNRVLGSIRRLTDPEPDGLGLSQRGITVSTVGLVPAIHRFADEDLKCRLAISLHAPDDELRDTLVPVNTRWKVREVLDAGFEYAAKSGRRLSIEYALIRDINDQAWRGDRLGRLLKGRPVHVNLIPLNPTPGSKWTASRPEDEKAFVEAIAAHGVPVTIRDTRGQEIDGACGQLAATER from the coding sequence ATGCCTGCACCCGGAGAACTCACTTTCGTCGCCCCGCGCGGAGCCAAGAAGCCGCCGCGGCATCTCGCCGACCTCACTCCTGCCGAGCGCAAGGAGGCCGTTGCCGCTGTCGGGGAGAAGCCGTTTCGTGCCAAGCAGCTCTCGCAGCACTACTTCGCGCGGTACGCGCACGATCCGGAGCAGTGGACCGACATCCCGGCCGGTTCCCGCGGCCGGCTCCAGGAGGCGTTGCTGCCCGAGCTGATGACGGTCGTGCGGCATCTGTCGACCGACCAGGGCACCACGCGCAAGACGCTGTGGCGGCTGTTCGACGGGACGCTCGTCGAGTCCGTGCTGATGCGCTACCCGGACCGGGTGACCATGTGCATCAGCTCGCAGGCCGGGTGCGGGATGAACTGCCCGTTCTGTGCGACCGGGCAGGCGGGGCTCGACCGGAATCTGTCCACCGCCGAGATCGTGCACCAGATCGTGGACGGTATGCGGGCCCTCAGGGACGGCGAGGTGCCGGGCGGGCCGGCGCGGCTCAGCAACATCGTGTTCATGGGCATGGGCGAGCCGCTCGCCAACTACAACCGGGTCCTCGGCTCCATCCGGCGGCTCACCGACCCCGAGCCCGACGGGCTGGGGCTCTCGCAGCGCGGGATCACCGTCTCGACGGTCGGGCTCGTCCCGGCCATCCACCGGTTCGCCGACGAGGATCTCAAGTGCCGCCTCGCGATCTCGCTGCACGCCCCCGACGACGAGCTGCGCGACACCCTCGTCCCCGTGAACACGCGGTGGAAGGTGCGCGAGGTCCTCGACGCCGGGTTCGAGTACGCGGCGAAGTCCGGGCGCCGGCTGTCCATCGAGTACGCGCTGATCCGGGACATCAACGATCAGGCCTGGCGCGGTGACCGGCTCGGGCGGCTGCTCAAGGGCAGGCCCGTGCATGTGAACCTGATCCCGCTCAACCCGACGCCCGGCTCCAAGTGGACCGCCTCGCGGCCCGAGGACGAGAAGGCGTTCGTGGAGGCGATCGCGGCCCATGGTGTGCCGGTGACGATCCGGGACACCCGTGGTCAGGAGATCGACGGGGCGTGTGGTCAGCTCGCGGCCACCGAACGGTAG
- a CDS encoding thiamine ABC transporter substrate-binding protein, translating to MAGTLAACGSSDGGQGSGDSKTVTLVSHDSWAASKGVIAAFEKQSGYKVKVLKDGDAGQAVNKAILTKDNPQGDVFFGVDNTLLSRALDNGLFQSYEAKGSDLILPEYRVDQDKHRVTPVDTGDICVNYDKKYFADHKLDPPRSFDDLVKPQYKNLLVTENASTSSPGLGFLLGTAAKYGDEGWQDYWKKLKANGVKVVDGWDQAYNEEFSGSAGGKKAKGDRPLVVSYASSPPVEVVYTDPKPSTAPTGVAQGTCFRQVEYAGLLSNAKNTKGGKAFLDFLISKKFQDDMPLNMYVYPVREGAQVPPEFVKYGPQAKDPETMDPAKIADNRDQWVKSWTSLVLK from the coding sequence ATGGCCGGCACGCTCGCCGCGTGCGGGTCGTCCGACGGCGGCCAGGGATCCGGCGACTCCAAGACCGTCACCCTCGTCAGCCACGACTCGTGGGCCGCCTCGAAGGGCGTCATCGCGGCCTTCGAGAAGCAGTCCGGCTACAAGGTCAAGGTTCTCAAGGACGGCGACGCCGGGCAGGCCGTCAACAAGGCCATCCTGACCAAGGACAACCCGCAGGGCGACGTCTTCTTCGGCGTCGACAACACGCTGCTGTCCCGCGCCCTCGACAACGGCCTGTTCCAGTCGTACGAGGCGAAGGGCTCCGACCTGATCCTGCCGGAGTACCGCGTCGACCAGGACAAGCACCGGGTCACGCCCGTCGACACCGGCGACATCTGCGTGAACTACGACAAGAAGTACTTCGCCGACCACAAGCTCGACCCGCCGCGGAGCTTCGACGACCTGGTCAAGCCCCAGTACAAGAACCTCCTGGTCACCGAGAACGCCTCCACCTCCTCTCCCGGCCTCGGCTTCCTGCTCGGCACCGCCGCGAAGTACGGCGACGAGGGCTGGCAGGACTACTGGAAGAAGCTCAAGGCCAACGGCGTGAAGGTCGTCGACGGCTGGGATCAGGCCTACAACGAGGAGTTCTCCGGCTCGGCCGGCGGGAAGAAGGCCAAGGGGGACCGGCCGCTCGTCGTGTCGTACGCCTCCTCGCCGCCCGTCGAGGTCGTCTACACCGACCCGAAGCCCAGCACGGCACCGACCGGGGTCGCGCAGGGCACCTGCTTCCGGCAGGTCGAGTACGCCGGGCTGCTGAGCAACGCGAAGAACACCAAGGGCGGCAAGGCGTTCCTCGACTTCCTGATCAGCAAGAAGTTCCAGGACGACATGCCGCTCAACATGTACGTGTACCCGGTGCGCGAGGGCGCCCAGGTGCCGCCGGAGTTCGTGAAGTACGGTCCGCAGGCGAAGGACCCGGAGACCATGGACCCGGCGAAGATCGCCGACAACCGTGACCAGTGGGTCAAGTCGTGGACCTCGCTCGTACTGAAGTGA